Proteins encoded in a region of the Pseudothermotoga elfii DSM 9442 = NBRC 107921 genome:
- a CDS encoding acyl-CoA mutase large subunit family protein, whose product MYEKEFLKMLSRSFEEWEEDLSKDLQKYPERQEGFFSQAGYELKRVYTPLDIADLNYFEEIGFPGDYPYTRGVQRTMYRGRLWTMRQYAGFGTAEETNERFKYLLQQGQTGLSVAFDLPTQVGYDSDHPLAEGEVGRVGVAVDSLKDIEILFDGIPLKSVSTSMTINSTAAILLAMYAITAQKQGAKISELRGTIQNDILKEYIARGTYIFPPQPSMKIITDIFEFCAKNMPRWNTISISGYHIREAGANAVQELAFTFCDAIAYVEAAINSGLDPNVFGKQISFFFAAHNNFLEEIAKFRAARRIWAKLMKRRFNVTNPDAMKLRFHTQTGGSTLTAQQPLNNIVRVALQALAAVLGGTQSLHTNSYDEALGLPTEESVRVALRTQQIIAYESGVADTVDPLAGSFAIETLTKNIEEAVWQYIEKIDSLGGMVRAIESGFVQKEIHNSAYRQQIAVEKGEQIVVGVNAFQADQEHQVKNVLKVDPALEKKQINALRQLKNQRDNETVRRSLRNLRDAAKKGENIIPYVFEAVSCYATLGEISDVLREVYGEYTESTIL is encoded by the coding sequence GTGTACGAAAAAGAATTTTTAAAAATGCTCTCAAGATCATTTGAAGAGTGGGAGGAAGATCTTTCGAAAGACCTTCAAAAATACCCGGAGAGGCAAGAAGGGTTCTTTTCTCAGGCTGGATATGAATTAAAGCGAGTTTATACACCTCTTGATATAGCAGACCTGAATTACTTTGAAGAAATCGGCTTTCCGGGGGATTATCCCTACACAAGAGGTGTTCAGAGAACTATGTACAGAGGAAGATTGTGGACAATGCGTCAATATGCTGGTTTTGGAACGGCTGAGGAAACGAATGAAAGGTTCAAATATCTGCTTCAACAAGGGCAAACAGGTTTGTCGGTTGCTTTTGACTTACCGACCCAGGTGGGGTATGATTCGGACCATCCTCTGGCCGAGGGTGAAGTGGGCCGGGTTGGGGTCGCAGTCGATTCGCTTAAAGATATAGAAATTCTTTTTGATGGAATACCTTTAAAAAGTGTAAGTACTTCTATGACTATTAACTCAACTGCGGCTATTTTGCTCGCAATGTATGCGATCACAGCACAGAAACAGGGAGCCAAAATAAGCGAATTACGTGGGACAATACAAAACGATATACTCAAAGAATATATAGCAAGGGGAACTTATATTTTTCCTCCTCAACCGTCTATGAAGATAATTACAGATATTTTTGAATTTTGCGCAAAAAATATGCCGCGCTGGAACACAATAAGTATAAGCGGGTATCATATAAGAGAAGCTGGTGCAAATGCTGTTCAGGAACTCGCATTTACTTTTTGCGATGCTATTGCTTATGTTGAAGCAGCTATAAACTCTGGACTTGATCCAAATGTATTTGGTAAACAGATATCTTTCTTTTTTGCGGCACATAACAATTTTTTGGAGGAAATAGCAAAGTTCAGAGCAGCAAGGCGCATATGGGCAAAACTCATGAAAAGAAGATTCAATGTCACAAACCCCGACGCAATGAAATTGCGTTTTCATACTCAAACAGGTGGATCAACTTTGACTGCTCAGCAACCTTTGAACAATATAGTGAGAGTTGCTCTTCAAGCGCTTGCGGCTGTCCTTGGAGGGACACAGTCTTTGCACACGAATTCTTATGATGAGGCACTGGGATTACCGACAGAAGAATCAGTGCGTGTGGCGTTGAGAACGCAACAAATAATTGCCTATGAATCAGGTGTAGCTGATACAGTAGATCCACTGGCAGGCTCATTTGCCATAGAGACACTGACCAAAAATATTGAAGAGGCTGTGTGGCAATACATAGAAAAAATAGACTCACTTGGTGGTATGGTCAGAGCAATTGAATCTGGATTTGTTCAAAAAGAGATTCACAATAGCGCGTATAGGCAACAAATTGCTGTGGAGAAAGGTGAACAAATAGTGGTTGGTGTCAATGCCTTTCAGGCAGATCAAGAACACCAGGTCAAAAATGTATTGAAAGTTGATCCGGCTCTGGAGAAAAAACAGATAAATGCATTGAGGCAACTGAAAAATCAGCGTGACAATGAAACAGTCCGCAGATCTCTACGCAACCTGAGAGATGCTGCTAAGAAAGGTGAAAATATAATTCCATACGTCTTTGAGGCAGTTTCATGTTACGCTACATTGGGAGAAATTTCAGATGTTCTGAGAGAAGTTTACGGTGAATACACTGAGTCAACCATACTGTGA
- a CDS encoding cobalamin B12-binding domain-containing protein, whose translation MFRILIAKPGLDGHDRGAKVVAHALRDAGFEVIYTGLRQTPEQIVRTAIQEDVDLIGLSILSGAHLQLSRKVIDLMKKEGIDHIPLFVGGIIPADDVDELLRIGVKKVFGPGTPLSEIVQQVKILLSGGVTNTSES comes from the coding sequence ATGTTCAGAATCCTTATTGCAAAACCGGGTCTCGATGGTCATGATCGTGGTGCCAAAGTTGTTGCCCATGCACTTCGCGATGCAGGTTTTGAGGTTATATATACTGGATTAAGGCAAACTCCTGAACAAATAGTCAGAACGGCTATACAGGAAGATGTCGATTTGATAGGTCTTTCGATTTTATCGGGCGCCCATTTGCAGCTTTCGCGAAAGGTAATTGATTTGATGAAAAAGGAAGGAATCGATCACATACCGTTGTTTGTTGGCGGCATTATACCTGCTGATGATGTTGATGAACTTCTTCGAATAGGTGTAAAGAAGGTCTTTGGACCAGGTACGCCGCTGTCTGAAATTGTTCAACAAGTGAAAATTCTCTTAAGCGGAGGAGTGACTAATACCAGTGAATCATAA
- the meaB gene encoding methylmalonyl Co-A mutase-associated GTPase MeaB codes for MNHKLLARLISKIENNPDQTPEILKDFQPGYSKIIGFTGSPGVGKSTLLNQIIKEVRKENFTAAVVAVDPSSPFSKGAFLGDRIRMRDHFLDDGVFIRSLASRGALGGLSDSTFDVVNLLEAAGFDYIFIETVGIGQAEVEISNLADIVVLVLSPGLGDDVQMMKAGVMEIADLYVINKADLSESDTLCSQLLSFLSLSNEQKDESRVIKTSASNGEGISELFSRMNKLWEIYKKEEVLNSRRRSRTRHHAENILRRMIQQAVEGVDGENPYAIVEKAFEKICVSKKYGQGGGI; via the coding sequence GTGAATCATAAGTTACTTGCCAGATTAATCAGCAAAATTGAGAATAATCCGGATCAGACTCCGGAGATTTTGAAGGATTTTCAGCCAGGATATTCAAAAATTATAGGTTTTACAGGAAGTCCCGGAGTGGGAAAGAGCACTTTGTTGAACCAAATTATCAAAGAGGTTCGAAAAGAGAATTTTACTGCGGCTGTTGTGGCTGTTGATCCATCAAGCCCTTTTTCAAAAGGAGCATTCCTTGGAGATAGGATTAGAATGAGAGATCATTTTCTCGATGATGGGGTTTTCATAAGGAGTCTTGCTTCCAGAGGAGCTCTCGGGGGATTAAGCGATTCTACTTTTGATGTGGTCAATTTGCTGGAAGCTGCAGGTTTTGATTATATATTTATTGAAACGGTTGGGATTGGGCAGGCCGAGGTCGAAATTTCGAATTTAGCAGACATAGTGGTTTTGGTTCTCTCTCCCGGTTTGGGTGACGATGTACAAATGATGAAAGCAGGGGTTATGGAAATAGCAGACTTATACGTTATCAACAAAGCGGACCTTTCTGAAAGCGATACTCTTTGTAGTCAGCTTTTATCGTTTCTTTCACTTTCAAACGAACAAAAAGATGAATCGCGAGTTATAAAAACAAGTGCGTCAAATGGTGAAGGTATTTCGGAGCTGTTTAGCAGAATGAACAAATTATGGGAGATCTATAAAAAAGAAGAAGTTCTCAACTCAAGGAGAAGAAGCCGTACAAGGCATCATGCTGAGAATATTCTGAGACGTATGATCCAGCAGGCCGTAGAAGGCGTAGATGGCGAAAATCCGTATGCTATTGTAGAAAAAGCTTTTGAAAAAATATGCGTGTCAAAAAAATATGGTCAGGGGGGAGGGATTTGA
- a CDS encoding 5'-methylthioadenosine/S-adenosylhomocysteine nucleosidase, which produces MLAVVGILPKEVELLVNALKPKLEVFEVMKRPAWRGLIGDNEILISCGCVGKVETACLAQKLIDQFKISGLILIGAAGALKDDITFGTLIAGTEYIEYDFTPRINVDLILQPSQVCFTQFMESDDFVYGTIASGDRFVSSEAMAKEIYESTSAICVDMDSAAAAKVCVENGKDFLALKVIVDVVGSKAVEQYIENHPKFGMKPAMVLAEFLTNNFMFCG; this is translated from the coding sequence TTGCTTGCTGTTGTGGGTATTCTGCCAAAAGAAGTTGAACTGCTTGTTAATGCTCTGAAGCCTAAATTAGAGGTATTCGAAGTCATGAAACGTCCAGCCTGGAGAGGCTTAATAGGAGATAATGAGATATTAATTTCGTGTGGTTGTGTTGGGAAAGTTGAAACAGCTTGCCTTGCCCAGAAATTAATAGATCAGTTCAAAATAAGTGGTTTGATCCTAATTGGTGCCGCAGGTGCACTGAAAGATGATATAACATTTGGTACTTTAATAGCTGGCACAGAGTACATAGAATATGATTTTACCCCTCGAATTAATGTTGATTTGATACTTCAGCCATCTCAGGTTTGTTTCACACAGTTTATGGAGAGTGACGATTTTGTTTATGGAACGATTGCATCCGGTGATCGATTTGTGTCTTCTGAAGCTATGGCTAAGGAAATTTACGAATCCACATCAGCGATATGCGTTGATATGGATTCAGCTGCTGCCGCAAAAGTTTGTGTGGAAAATGGCAAAGATTTTCTTGCTTTAAAGGTAATTGTAGATGTTGTCGGTTCAAAAGCCGTCGAGCAGTATATTGAAAATCATCCGAAATTCGGGATGAAACCTGCAATGGTGTTAGCGGAGTTTTTGACGAACAACTTTATGTTTTGTGGGTGA
- the ligA gene encoding NAD-dependent DNA ligase LigA: MKIPEDIKKRIEKLREEIEYHNYRYYVLADPIISDEEYDRLMQELIELEKKYPELVTPDSPSQRVGEKVLDEFRSVEHSEPMLSLDNTYDEAQIREFDKRVRKLLEKDTIEYVTELKIDGVSVALRYENGRFVLGLSRGDGTRGDDITENLKKVRSIPLILREPVTVEVRGEIYMPTEEFERLNEERKKVDGPLFANPRNATAGTLRQLDTSVIRNRRLDSFIYYVLSPERYGLQTQWDALKWLKKIGFKVNPYSQLCQNIDQVIDYWKQWIEKKSELSYWVDGVVVKVNHFNFQSILGSTSRSPRWAIAFKFPAQRAKTRVLNIIVQVGRTGVLTPVAELEPIQLAGTVVKRVSLHNFDYIEEKDIRIGDQVYVEKSGGIIPQVVSVIADERNGSEKKIEIPSKCPVCSGKVGKIDSEDVALRCLNPHCPAKLKRALETFVSRGALNIKGLGEKLIDRLVDSGLVKDIADIFYLTPFELSQLGSGIGQKMIANLLAQIEQAKKTPLHKILTGLGIPLVGEKTARILTQKFRSIKRLLSSSVDELTQIEGIGIEIAKNIREYFDNEKTRQIIGKLEKAGLNLEEKEAVVQSKILSNLTFAVTGTLKNFTRDQIKQLVQSLGGQVTDSVSKSTDYVIVGDNPGSKLTKARNLGVKLLTEDEFLQFVKIDIKNLRQQKLF, from the coding sequence ATGAAAATACCCGAGGATATCAAAAAAAGGATAGAAAAACTCAGAGAAGAGATTGAATATCACAATTACAGATATTACGTTCTGGCAGATCCAATCATCAGTGATGAGGAGTATGACAGATTAATGCAGGAATTAATCGAACTTGAAAAGAAATACCCCGAATTAGTAACACCAGATTCGCCTTCGCAACGGGTTGGAGAAAAAGTTCTGGATGAATTTCGCAGTGTTGAGCACTCTGAACCAATGTTGAGTTTAGATAACACTTATGATGAAGCGCAGATACGTGAATTCGATAAAAGAGTCAGGAAACTCCTTGAAAAAGACACAATCGAATATGTTACTGAGCTGAAGATAGATGGTGTTTCAGTTGCTTTGAGGTATGAAAATGGCAGGTTTGTGCTTGGGTTAAGCAGAGGCGATGGAACGCGTGGAGACGATATAACTGAGAATCTTAAGAAAGTTCGGAGCATACCACTGATATTAAGAGAGCCTGTCACAGTTGAAGTTCGAGGGGAAATTTACATGCCAACGGAAGAATTTGAGAGGTTGAATGAAGAGAGAAAAAAAGTTGATGGGCCACTTTTTGCCAATCCGAGAAATGCAACCGCTGGCACCTTGAGGCAACTTGATACAAGTGTTATCAGAAATCGCAGGCTGGATTCATTTATTTACTATGTGCTTTCACCCGAAAGGTATGGTTTACAGACTCAATGGGATGCCCTGAAGTGGCTTAAAAAGATCGGTTTTAAAGTAAATCCATATTCACAGCTCTGCCAGAATATTGATCAGGTAATAGATTACTGGAAACAATGGATTGAAAAAAAATCTGAGCTTTCTTATTGGGTTGATGGGGTAGTTGTCAAAGTAAATCATTTTAATTTTCAGTCGATTCTTGGATCAACATCAAGGTCACCAAGGTGGGCAATAGCATTTAAATTTCCGGCTCAGAGAGCAAAAACCAGGGTGTTAAATATCATTGTTCAGGTTGGAAGAACGGGGGTTTTGACGCCTGTGGCAGAGCTTGAACCAATTCAACTTGCTGGGACGGTCGTAAAGAGAGTATCGCTGCATAACTTTGATTATATAGAAGAGAAAGATATAAGAATAGGGGATCAGGTTTATGTTGAAAAATCTGGGGGAATAATACCGCAGGTTGTATCAGTTATAGCAGATGAAAGAAATGGTTCAGAAAAGAAGATAGAAATTCCATCAAAATGTCCTGTCTGCTCTGGAAAGGTGGGGAAAATCGATTCTGAAGATGTGGCGCTTAGATGCCTTAATCCACACTGCCCGGCCAAACTCAAACGTGCTTTAGAGACTTTCGTATCGAGAGGTGCCCTCAATATAAAAGGCCTTGGCGAAAAACTGATTGACAGGCTTGTTGATAGCGGGCTGGTAAAAGATATTGCAGATATATTCTATCTGACCCCCTTTGAACTTTCTCAGCTTGGTAGTGGTATTGGGCAAAAGATGATTGCCAATCTTCTTGCGCAGATAGAGCAGGCGAAGAAAACTCCGCTGCACAAAATTTTGACAGGTCTTGGTATCCCTCTGGTTGGCGAGAAAACAGCTAGAATATTAACCCAAAAATTCAGAAGTATCAAAAGGTTGCTTTCTTCTTCTGTAGATGAACTAACGCAAATTGAAGGAATAGGCATCGAGATTGCAAAGAATATTAGAGAATATTTTGACAACGAGAAAACAAGGCAAATAATTGGAAAACTCGAGAAAGCTGGTTTAAATCTCGAGGAAAAAGAGGCAGTGGTGCAATCAAAAATTCTTTCGAATCTGACCTTTGCCGTAACCGGTACGCTCAAGAATTTTACCAGAGACCAGATTAAACAGTTAGTTCAATCACTCGGGGGACAGGTTACTGATAGTGTGTCGAAAAGCACCGACTACGTGATAGTCGGCGATAATCCTGGATCTAAGTTAACAAAAGCCAGAAATCTCGGGGTGAAATTGCTAACCGAAGATGAATTTCTGCAGTTTGTTAAAATCGATATCAAAAATCTCCGGCAGCAAAAACTATTCTGA